In Shinella sp. XGS7, a single genomic region encodes these proteins:
- a CDS encoding MBL fold metallo-hydrolase: MSSTNTRLQVEAFFDRETWTLSYIVLDRETRQCALVDSVLDYDPKSGRTSHASADRLIERVRELGATVQWILETHVHADHLSAAPYLKRQLGGQTAIGRHITTVQKVFGTLFNAEPGFARDGRQFDRLLDDEEVFSIGGLQARALHTPGHTPACMSYVVSDGSESAAFVGDTLFMPDYGTARCDFPGGDARTLYRSINKVLSLPPETRLYMCHDYLPGGRELRYMSTVAEERAQNIHVRDGISEDEFVAMRQARDATLAMPTLILPSVQINMRAGELPPPEDNGTRYIKIPLNAL, encoded by the coding sequence ATGAGTTCAACAAACACCCGCCTGCAGGTCGAGGCCTTCTTCGACCGCGAGACCTGGACCCTCAGCTACATCGTGCTGGACCGCGAGACGCGTCAATGCGCCCTGGTCGACAGCGTGCTGGACTACGACCCCAAGTCCGGCCGCACCAGCCATGCCAGCGCCGACCGGCTGATCGAGCGCGTGCGCGAGCTGGGCGCCACGGTGCAGTGGATCCTGGAGACCCATGTGCATGCCGACCATCTGAGCGCCGCGCCCTATCTGAAGCGGCAGCTGGGCGGGCAGACGGCCATCGGTCGCCACATCACCACGGTGCAGAAGGTGTTCGGCACGCTCTTCAATGCCGAGCCCGGCTTTGCGCGCGACGGCCGCCAGTTCGACCGCCTGCTGGATGACGAAGAGGTCTTCAGCATCGGCGGTCTGCAGGCCCGCGCCCTGCACACGCCGGGCCACACCCCGGCCTGCATGAGCTATGTGGTGAGCGACGGCTCCGAGAGCGCCGCCTTCGTGGGCGACACGCTCTTCATGCCCGACTACGGCACGGCCCGCTGCGACTTCCCCGGCGGCGATGCGCGCACGCTCTACCGCTCCATCAACAAGGTGCTGAGCCTGCCGCCCGAGACCCGGCTCTATATGTGCCACGACTACCTGCCCGGTGGCCGCGAGCTGCGCTACATGAGCACGGTGGCCGAGGAGCGCGCCCAGAACATCCATGTGCGCGACGGCATCAGCGAAGACGAGTTCGTGGCCATGCGCCAGGCGCGCGATGCCACCCTGGCCATGCCCACACTGATCCTGCCTTCGGTGCAGATCAATATGCGCGCCGGCGAGCTGCCGCCCCCCGAGGACAACGGCACCCGCTACATCAAGATCCCGCTGAACGCGCTCTGA
- the cydX gene encoding cytochrome bd-I oxidase subunit CydX, whose product MWYFAWILGVGFAVLLAVMNAMWGEMEAARLSPDSQFGAD is encoded by the coding sequence ATGTGGTACTTCGCCTGGATCCTCGGCGTGGGCTTCGCCGTGCTGCTGGCCGTGATGAACGCGATGTGGGGCGAGATGGAGGCCGCTCGCCTCTCGCCGGACTCGCAGTTCGGCGCGGACTGA
- the cydP gene encoding cytochrome oxidase putative small subunit CydP yields MTPAHPAPATAKAHATEKTLLRHMGWVVALKLLVLAGLWQAFVAEQRVAVDEAAVAAHQLGAAAATAAAAPASTSNTPLEGERP; encoded by the coding sequence ATGACGCCCGCCCACCCGGCCCCCGCCACTGCCAAGGCCCACGCCACCGAGAAGACCCTGCTGCGCCACATGGGATGGGTGGTCGCGCTCAAGCTGCTGGTGCTGGCGGGCCTCTGGCAGGCCTTTGTGGCCGAGCAGCGGGTGGCGGTGGATGAGGCCGCCGTTGCCGCGCATCAACTGGGCGCCGCCGCCGCCACTGCCGCGGCCGCCCCCGCTTCCACAAGCAACACCCCCCTCGAAGGAGAACGCCCGTGA
- a CDS encoding cyd operon YbgE family protein, with product MSTEAETAATGAPRMHLPSLGVGLFIMLAGTLYPPLFANAQGRADHGLATLLFWAMAAGFVRGVGFVPRAAWARWLLSGGAQLLALSLALGLAAWRRGWV from the coding sequence ATGAGCACCGAGGCTGAAACCGCCGCAACCGGGGCGCCCCGCATGCACCTGCCCAGCCTGGGCGTGGGGCTCTTCATCATGCTGGCCGGCACCCTCTACCCGCCGCTCTTTGCCAATGCCCAGGGCCGGGCCGACCACGGTCTGGCCACCCTGCTCTTCTGGGCCATGGCCGCGGGCTTTGTGCGCGGCGTGGGCTTCGTGCCCCGGGCGGCCTGGGCGCGCTGGCTCTTGTCGGGCGGGGCCCAGCTGCTGGCGCTGTCGCTCGCCCTGGGGCTGGCGGCCTGGCGGCGCGGCTGGGTCTAG
- a CDS encoding SulP family inorganic anion transporter, translating to MRWTAWLPAMPLLDWGRRYDRDTLIRDGVAALIVTIMLIPQSLAYALLAGLPPEVGLYASVAPLLLYAVFGSSRVLAVGPVAVVSLMTAAAVGELAPAGSPQYWTLALTLATISGLMLLAMGLLRLGFLANFLSHPVISGFITASGLLIAASQLKVLLGVKAEGHNLAALLVSLAGQLPRVHGLTLAVGLAGTAFLFWARKGLKPALMRLGLKARTAELSAKAGPVAAIALSTWLSWQLDWAGQGMKIVGHVPQGLPPLTLPSLDPAVWKDLALPALLISVVGFVESVSVGQTLAAKRRQRIAPDQELVALGSANLAAAFSGGFPVTGGFARSVVNFDAGAQTPAAGVYTAVGLLAASLLLTPALYYLPQATLAATIVVAVLSLVDFGMLARTWRYAKADFAAVAATLVGTLLLGVEWGLVLGVSLSLLLFLARSSRPHIAEVGLVPGTEHFRNVLRHEVKTCPQLLSLRVDESLYFANARSLEDRINDAVAARSALKHVVLQCSAINAIDASALESLEAIAQRLRNAGVQLHLSEVKGPVMDRLQHTEFMHQLSGQVFLTHYQAVQSLTPEVLAPPGSSDACRSSAAAGPGLPSAA from the coding sequence ATGCGCTGGACCGCCTGGCTGCCCGCCATGCCCCTGCTGGACTGGGGCCGCCGCTATGACCGCGACACCCTGATCCGGGACGGGGTGGCCGCGCTCATCGTCACCATCATGCTGATCCCGCAGAGCCTGGCCTATGCGCTGCTGGCCGGCCTGCCGCCCGAGGTGGGGCTCTACGCCAGCGTGGCGCCGCTGCTGCTCTACGCCGTGTTCGGCAGCAGCCGGGTACTGGCCGTGGGGCCGGTGGCCGTGGTCTCGCTGATGACGGCCGCGGCCGTGGGCGAGCTGGCCCCGGCCGGGTCGCCCCAGTACTGGACCCTGGCTCTGACCCTGGCAACCATCAGCGGCCTGATGCTGCTGGCCATGGGCCTGCTGCGTCTGGGTTTTCTGGCCAATTTCCTGAGCCACCCGGTGATCTCGGGCTTCATCACGGCCTCGGGCCTGCTGATCGCGGCCAGCCAGCTCAAGGTGCTGCTGGGCGTGAAGGCCGAGGGGCACAACCTGGCGGCGCTGCTGGTCTCGCTGGCCGGCCAGCTGCCGCGGGTGCATGGCCTGACCCTGGCGGTGGGCCTGGCCGGCACGGCCTTTCTGTTCTGGGCCCGCAAGGGGCTCAAGCCCGCGCTGATGCGCCTGGGGCTGAAAGCCCGCACGGCCGAGCTCAGCGCCAAGGCCGGCCCGGTGGCGGCCATCGCGCTGAGCACCTGGCTGTCCTGGCAGCTGGACTGGGCGGGGCAGGGCATGAAGATCGTGGGCCATGTGCCCCAGGGCCTGCCGCCGCTCACGCTGCCCAGCCTGGACCCGGCGGTCTGGAAAGACCTGGCCCTGCCGGCGCTGCTGATCAGCGTGGTGGGCTTTGTGGAATCGGTCTCGGTGGGCCAGACCCTGGCGGCCAAGCGCCGCCAGCGCATCGCCCCCGACCAGGAGCTGGTGGCCCTGGGCAGCGCCAATCTGGCGGCGGCCTTCAGCGGCGGCTTCCCGGTCACGGGCGGCTTTGCCCGCTCGGTGGTGAACTTCGATGCCGGCGCCCAGACCCCGGCCGCCGGCGTCTACACCGCGGTGGGCCTGCTGGCCGCCTCGCTGTTGCTGACACCGGCCCTGTACTACCTGCCGCAGGCCACGCTGGCCGCCACCATCGTGGTGGCCGTGCTGTCCCTGGTGGATTTCGGCATGCTGGCGCGCACCTGGCGCTACGCCAAGGCCGATTTCGCGGCCGTGGCCGCCACCCTGGTGGGCACGCTGCTACTGGGCGTGGAATGGGGGCTGGTGCTGGGCGTCTCGCTCTCGCTGCTGCTGTTCCTCGCCCGCAGCAGCCGCCCCCATATCGCCGAGGTGGGCCTGGTGCCCGGGACCGAACATTTCCGCAATGTCTTGCGCCACGAGGTCAAGACCTGCCCCCAGCTGCTGAGCCTGCGGGTGGACGAGAGCCTGTACTTCGCCAACGCCCGCAGCCTGGAAGACCGCATCAATGACGCGGTGGCCGCGCGTTCGGCGCTCAAGCATGTGGTGCTGCAGTGCTCGGCCATCAACGCCATCGACGCCAGCGCGCTCGAAAGCCTGGAAGCCATCGCCCAGCGCCTGCGTAATGCCGGCGTGCAGCTGCACCTCAGCGAGGTCAAGGGCCCGGTGATGGACCGGCTGCAGCACACCGAGTTCATGCACCAGCTCAGCGGCCAGGTCTTCCTGACGCATTACCAAGCCGTCCAGAGCCTGACGCCGGAGGTGCTGGCACCGCCGGGTTCCTCCGACGCCTGCCGCTCATCTGCAGCGGCAGGCCCGGGGCTGCCGTCAGCGGCCTGA
- a CDS encoding sigma-54-dependent Fis family transcriptional regulator: protein MMNPASSSPPHDEQAGELTGRPQVQALISFLEHEAQPMIVLDTDYRILAANTAYRRQFGAVQKPYLGQHCYKVSHGYSLPCDQAGEHCPMSRARETRGPDRVLHIHHTPRGPEHVDVELRPILDEAREVVAYVERLCTVRSASARPSAEGLVGSAPAFNAALAAVQRVGPSSLPVLLLGESGTGKELFARAVHEASERAGGPFVVVDCSGLTETLFESELFGYEKGAFTGAQARKKGLVETAQGGTLFLDEMGDVPLSMQVKLLRLIESGTYRRVGGVETLQSDFRLVAATHKPLEQMVAQGLFRQDLYYRIAAFPIVLPPLRERREDIPMLVDSFLQRGRGFKERLRLEPEALARLQAHAWPGNIRELRNVLERARLFADDGVIHARDLPAGLGLPAWPGRAAGYGLYAPAVVAGLPLAGATASGLAASGPPAAPGAMDEQALRAWIIEFKGTRRELAAALGWSERSLYRRLKALGIDRPA from the coding sequence ATGATGAATCCCGCCTCCAGCAGCCCCCCGCACGACGAGCAGGCCGGCGAGTTGACCGGCCGCCCCCAGGTGCAGGCCCTGATCTCCTTTCTGGAGCACGAGGCCCAGCCCATGATCGTGCTGGACACCGACTACCGCATCCTGGCCGCCAACACCGCCTACCGGCGCCAGTTCGGCGCGGTGCAGAAGCCCTATCTGGGCCAGCACTGCTACAAGGTCTCGCATGGCTACAGCCTGCCTTGCGACCAGGCCGGCGAGCACTGCCCCATGAGTCGGGCCCGCGAGACCCGTGGCCCCGACCGCGTGCTGCACATCCACCACACGCCGCGCGGCCCCGAGCATGTGGACGTGGAGTTGCGCCCCATCCTGGATGAGGCCCGCGAGGTGGTGGCCTATGTGGAGCGCCTGTGCACCGTGCGCAGCGCCTCGGCCCGCCCCAGTGCCGAGGGCCTGGTGGGCAGCGCCCCCGCCTTCAATGCCGCGCTGGCCGCGGTGCAGCGCGTGGGGCCGTCCAGCCTGCCCGTGCTGCTGCTGGGCGAGTCGGGCACGGGCAAGGAGCTCTTTGCCCGCGCGGTGCACGAGGCCAGCGAGCGCGCCGGCGGCCCCTTTGTGGTGGTGGACTGCTCGGGCCTGACCGAAACCCTGTTCGAGAGCGAGCTCTTCGGCTACGAGAAAGGCGCCTTCACCGGTGCCCAGGCTCGCAAGAAGGGCCTGGTGGAAACGGCGCAGGGCGGCACCCTCTTCCTGGACGAGATGGGTGACGTGCCGCTGTCCATGCAGGTCAAGCTCTTGCGCCTGATCGAGTCGGGCACCTACCGCCGCGTGGGCGGGGTGGAGACCCTGCAGTCCGACTTCCGCCTGGTGGCCGCCACCCACAAGCCGCTGGAGCAGATGGTGGCCCAGGGCCTGTTCCGCCAGGACCTGTACTACCGCATTGCCGCCTTCCCCATCGTGCTGCCGCCCCTGCGCGAACGGCGCGAGGACATCCCCATGCTGGTGGACTCCTTCCTGCAGCGCGGCCGCGGCTTCAAGGAGCGCCTGCGGCTGGAGCCCGAGGCCCTGGCCCGGCTGCAGGCCCATGCCTGGCCCGGCAATATCCGCGAGTTGCGCAATGTGCTGGAGCGGGCGCGGCTGTTCGCGGACGATGGCGTGATCCATGCCCGGGATCTGCCGGCCGGGCTGGGCCTGCCCGCATGGCCGGGACGTGCCGCGGGCTATGGGCTGTATGCGCCCGCGGTGGTCGCGGGCCTGCCGCTGGCCGGTGCCACCGCAAGCGGGCTCGCCGCCTCTGGGCCGCCCGCGGCGCCGGGCGCGATGGATGAGCAGGCCCTGCGCGCCTGGATCATCGAGTTCAAGGGCACGCGGCGGGAGCTGGCGGCGGCGCTGGGTTGGAGTGAACGCAGCCTGTACCGGCGCTTGAAGGCGCTGGGCATAGACCGGCCCGCCTGA
- a CDS encoding cytochrome ubiquinol oxidase subunit I: protein MISEQLVDLSRLQFAATAMYHFLFVPLTLGMVWLLVIMETVYVMSGKQVWKDMTRFWGKLFGINFALGVTTGITLEFQFGTNWAYYSHYVGDIFGAPLAIEGLMAFFLESTFIGLFFFGWDRLTKVQHLMVTTLMAVGTNLSALWILIANGWMQNPVGAEFSWQTMRMEMTDFWAIVFNPDAQAKFVHTVSAGYVTGAMFVLSVSSWYLLRGRDVEFAKRSFRVAAAFGLASICSVIVLGDESGYTVGEAQQTKMAAIEAMWETEPAPASFNLIAGINEAAQKNDWAVEIPYVMGLIGTRSLSKEIPGIHDIKARNRERILNGITAVIALETLRRHREDPVARQVLEATKGDLGFGLLLKKYTSDVRQATPEMIERAVNDTVPRVSPMFWSFRLMVGLGFAMLLLFGLAFWSTLKRDGIGARRWLLRWAIVMLPAPWIACELGWFVAEYGRQPWTIYGVLPTHLSVSTLSVGSLYGSLAGFVGFYTVLLIVEVYLMLKFARQGPGSLGTGRYMNEPAHA from the coding sequence GTGATCTCGGAGCAATTGGTGGACCTGTCGCGGCTGCAGTTCGCGGCCACGGCCATGTATCACTTCCTCTTCGTGCCCCTGACTCTGGGCATGGTCTGGTTGCTGGTGATCATGGAAACCGTCTATGTGATGAGCGGCAAGCAGGTCTGGAAGGATATGACCCGCTTCTGGGGCAAGCTCTTCGGCATCAACTTCGCGCTGGGTGTGACCACCGGCATCACGCTGGAGTTCCAGTTCGGCACCAACTGGGCTTACTACTCGCACTATGTGGGCGATATCTTCGGCGCGCCCCTGGCCATCGAGGGCCTGATGGCCTTCTTCCTGGAGAGCACCTTCATCGGCCTGTTCTTCTTCGGCTGGGACCGGCTCACCAAGGTGCAGCACCTGATGGTGACCACGCTGATGGCGGTGGGCACCAATCTCTCGGCGCTGTGGATCCTGATCGCCAATGGCTGGATGCAGAACCCGGTGGGCGCCGAGTTCAGCTGGCAGACCATGCGCATGGAGATGACGGACTTCTGGGCCATCGTCTTCAACCCCGATGCCCAGGCCAAGTTCGTGCACACGGTCTCGGCCGGCTATGTGACCGGCGCGATGTTCGTGCTCTCGGTCAGCAGCTGGTATCTGCTCAGGGGCCGCGATGTGGAGTTCGCCAAGCGCAGCTTCCGCGTGGCGGCGGCCTTCGGCCTGGCCAGCATCTGCTCGGTGATCGTGCTGGGCGATGAGAGCGGCTACACCGTGGGCGAGGCCCAGCAGACCAAGATGGCGGCCATCGAGGCCATGTGGGAGACCGAGCCCGCACCGGCCAGCTTCAATCTGATCGCCGGCATCAACGAGGCCGCGCAGAAGAACGACTGGGCGGTGGAGATTCCCTATGTGATGGGCCTGATCGGCACCCGCTCGCTGAGCAAGGAGATCCCGGGCATTCACGACATCAAGGCCCGCAACCGCGAGCGCATCCTGAACGGCATCACGGCGGTGATCGCGCTGGAAACACTGCGCCGGCACCGCGAGGACCCCGTGGCCCGCCAGGTGCTGGAAGCGACCAAGGGCGATCTGGGCTTCGGCCTGCTGCTGAAGAAATACACGAGCGATGTGCGCCAGGCCACGCCCGAGATGATCGAGCGGGCGGTGAACGACACCGTGCCCCGCGTGAGCCCCATGTTCTGGAGCTTCCGCCTCATGGTGGGTCTGGGATTCGCCATGCTGCTGCTCTTCGGCCTGGCTTTCTGGAGCACGCTCAAGCGTGACGGCATCGGCGCCCGGCGCTGGCTGCTGCGCTGGGCCATCGTGATGCTGCCCGCGCCCTGGATCGCCTGCGAGCTGGGCTGGTTCGTGGCGGAGTATGGCCGCCAGCCCTGGACCATCTACGGCGTGCTGCCCACACATCTGAGCGTTTCCACGCTGAGCGTGGGCAGCCTCTATGGCTCGCTGGCCGGTTTCGTCGGTTTCTACACCGTGCTGCTGATCGTGGAGGTCTACCTGATGCTCAAGTTCGCCCGCCAGGGCCCGGGCAGCCTGGGCACCGGCCGTTACATGAACGAGCCGGCTCACGCCTGA
- a CDS encoding bifunctional protein tyrosine phosphatase family protein/NAD(P)/FAD-dependent oxidoreductase: MDLRQLTPELSVSPQIGAADVAALAAQGFKALICNRPDGEGADQPGVQEIERAAAAAGLTLRYQPVESGKVLDEQGAEFGRLLAELPKPVLAYCRTGTRSATLWALSQAGQRPLPDIIERASRAGYELKGVVRRIVNGGRTPLDSPDATHAVVIIGGGAAGIAVASSLLARQPDLDVALIDPADIHYYQPGWTLVGGGVFQPAQTARTLASVLPRGVHWIKAAVAAFEPERNVVLLDGCRVVKYEQLIVCPGLKLDWGAVEGLPESLGRHGVTSNYRYDLAPYTWQLVQALARRGRGRAVFSQPPMPIKCAGAPQKAMYLSADAWQRAGMLDQMDIQFCNAGAVLFGVADYVPALMGYVERYGIHLNFGETLVAVDGPAQRATFRRALPADADGAPRSELVTREFDLLHAVPPQKAPDFVRVSPLADAAGWVDIDPHTLRHKRYANVFALGDAGNSPNAKTAAATRKQAPVVAHNVLALRGLAQGEARYDGYGSCPLTVERGKIVLAEFSYGGKLAPSFPDWLIDGTQPSRLAWWLKERILPPLYWDGMLKGREWLAEPELQG, from the coding sequence ATGGACCTGCGTCAACTCACGCCCGAACTCAGCGTCAGCCCCCAGATCGGCGCCGCCGATGTGGCGGCCCTGGCCGCCCAGGGCTTCAAGGCCCTGATCTGCAACCGCCCGGACGGGGAGGGCGCCGACCAGCCCGGGGTGCAGGAGATCGAGCGCGCCGCCGCAGCCGCCGGTCTGACCCTGCGCTACCAGCCGGTGGAGTCCGGCAAGGTGCTGGACGAGCAGGGGGCCGAGTTCGGCCGCCTGCTGGCCGAGCTGCCCAAGCCCGTGCTGGCCTACTGCCGCACCGGCACACGCTCGGCCACCTTGTGGGCGCTCTCGCAGGCCGGGCAACGGCCGCTGCCCGACATCATCGAGCGCGCCAGCCGCGCCGGCTATGAGCTCAAGGGCGTGGTGCGCCGCATCGTCAATGGCGGCCGCACACCGCTGGACAGCCCGGACGCCACGCATGCGGTGGTGATCATCGGCGGCGGCGCGGCCGGCATTGCCGTGGCCTCCAGCCTGCTGGCGCGCCAGCCGGATCTGGACGTGGCCCTCATCGACCCGGCCGACATCCACTACTACCAGCCGGGCTGGACCCTGGTGGGCGGCGGTGTGTTCCAGCCGGCCCAGACGGCACGCACCCTGGCCTCGGTGCTGCCGCGCGGCGTGCATTGGATCAAGGCCGCGGTGGCAGCCTTCGAGCCTGAGCGCAACGTGGTGCTGCTGGATGGCTGCCGGGTGGTGAAGTACGAGCAGCTGATCGTCTGCCCCGGCCTCAAGCTGGACTGGGGCGCGGTGGAGGGCCTGCCCGAGTCCTTGGGCCGCCATGGCGTCACCTCCAACTACCGCTATGACCTGGCGCCCTACACCTGGCAGCTGGTGCAGGCGCTGGCGCGGCGCGGGCGGGGCCGGGCGGTGTTTTCCCAGCCGCCCATGCCCATCAAGTGCGCGGGTGCGCCGCAAAAGGCCATGTACCTCTCGGCCGATGCCTGGCAGCGCGCGGGCATGCTGGACCAGATGGACATCCAGTTCTGCAATGCCGGGGCGGTGCTCTTCGGCGTGGCCGACTATGTGCCGGCCCTGATGGGCTATGTGGAGCGCTATGGCATCCACCTCAATTTCGGCGAAACCCTGGTGGCGGTGGATGGGCCGGCCCAGCGCGCCACCTTCCGCCGCGCCCTGCCGGCCGACGCGGACGGCGCGCCCCGCAGCGAGCTGGTGACGCGCGAGTTCGACCTGCTGCACGCCGTGCCGCCCCAGAAGGCGCCGGACTTCGTGCGCGTGAGCCCCCTGGCCGACGCCGCCGGCTGGGTGGACATCGACCCGCACACCCTGCGCCACAAGCGCTACGCCAATGTGTTTGCGCTGGGCGATGCGGGCAACAGCCCCAATGCAAAAACGGCCGCGGCCACGCGCAAGCAGGCGCCGGTGGTAGCCCACAATGTGCTCGCCCTGCGCGGCCTGGCCCAGGGCGAGGCCCGGTATGACGGCTACGGCTCCTGCCCCCTGACCGTGGAGCGCGGCAAGATCGTGCTGGCCGAGTTCAGCTACGGCGGCAAGCTGGCCCCCAGCTTCCCGGACTGGCTGATCGACGGCACCCAGCCCTCGCGCCTGGCCTGGTGGCTCAAGGAACGCATCCTGCCGCCGCTGTACTGGGACGGCATGCTCAAGGGCCGCGAGTGGCTGGCCGAACCCGAGCTGCAAGGCTGA
- the cydB gene encoding cytochrome d ubiquinol oxidase subunit II: protein MLDYATLKVIWWGLVGVLLIGFAIMDGHDMGVGTLLPFVGRGDEERRVVINTVGPHWDGNQVWFITGGGAIFAAWPLVYATAFSSFYWAMLAVLWALFFRPVGFDYRSKIHNAAWRSTWDWGLFIGGAVPPLIFGVAFGNLLQGVPFGFNDYLMPHYDGTFWALLNPFALLCGVVSSAMITMHGGIYLAHRTEGAIQRRAVLAAAGAALLMVLGFVAAGLWLRVGGIEGYAIVAMPDVNALPDPLAKTVVRSADAWWRNYQRQPLLWLLPAAGAGLALLAPALAWVGRTLAAFVASSLAMAGVILTAGAAMFPFIMPSSSQPDASLTVWDSVSSRLTLGLMLGATLIFMPLIISYTAWAYRVMRGKVTVAHIRQNSHTAY from the coding sequence ATGCTGGACTATGCAACGCTCAAAGTGATCTGGTGGGGCCTGGTGGGCGTGCTGCTCATCGGCTTTGCCATCATGGACGGGCACGATATGGGCGTGGGCACGCTGCTGCCCTTTGTGGGGCGGGGCGACGAGGAACGCCGCGTCGTCATCAATACCGTGGGCCCGCACTGGGACGGCAACCAGGTCTGGTTCATCACCGGCGGGGGCGCCATCTTTGCCGCCTGGCCCCTGGTCTACGCCACGGCCTTCAGCAGCTTCTACTGGGCCATGCTGGCGGTGCTGTGGGCCTTGTTCTTCCGTCCGGTGGGCTTTGACTACCGCAGCAAGATCCACAACGCCGCCTGGCGCAGCACCTGGGACTGGGGCCTGTTCATCGGCGGGGCGGTGCCGCCGCTGATCTTCGGCGTGGCCTTTGGCAATCTGCTGCAGGGCGTGCCCTTTGGCTTCAACGACTACCTGATGCCGCATTACGACGGCACGTTCTGGGCCTTGCTCAACCCCTTTGCCCTGCTCTGCGGCGTGGTCAGCAGCGCCATGATCACGATGCACGGCGGCATCTACCTGGCCCACCGCACCGAGGGCGCCATCCAGCGCCGCGCCGTGCTCGCCGCGGCAGGCGCGGCCCTGCTGATGGTGCTGGGCTTTGTGGCGGCGGGGCTGTGGCTGCGTGTGGGCGGCATCGAGGGCTATGCCATCGTCGCCATGCCCGATGTGAACGCCCTGCCCGACCCGCTGGCCAAGACCGTGGTGCGCAGCGCCGATGCCTGGTGGCGCAACTACCAGCGCCAGCCCCTGCTGTGGCTGCTACCCGCTGCGGGCGCGGGCCTGGCCCTGCTGGCCCCGGCCCTGGCTTGGGTGGGGCGCACGCTGGCGGCCTTTGTGGCCTCCTCGCTGGCCATGGCCGGGGTGATCCTGACTGCGGGCGCGGCCATGTTCCCCTTCATCATGCCCTCCAGCAGCCAGCCGGATGCCAGCCTCACCGTCTGGGACAGCGTCTCCAGTCGCCTGACCCTGGGCCTGATGCTGGGTGCCACCCTGATCTTCATGCCGCTCATCATCAGCTACACCGCCTGGGCCTACCGGGTGATGCGCGGCAAGGTGACGGTCGCCCACATCCGCCAGAACAGCCATACGGCGTACTGA
- a CDS encoding DUF2892 domain-containing protein, with product MSFISKNEGPLDRAARVIAGVLLLALAATGTLGAWAWIGVVPLATGLLGWCPLYTVLRINTCRR from the coding sequence ATGAGCTTCATCAGCAAGAACGAAGGCCCCCTGGACCGTGCCGCCCGCGTGATCGCCGGCGTGCTGCTGCTGGCCCTGGCCGCCACGGGCACCCTGGGCGCCTGGGCATGGATAGGCGTGGTGCCGCTGGCCACCGGGCTGCTGGGCTGGTGCCCGCTGTACACGGTGCTGCGCATCAACACCTGCCGGCGCTGA